One region of Quercus lobata isolate SW786 chromosome 2, ValleyOak3.0 Primary Assembly, whole genome shotgun sequence genomic DNA includes:
- the LOC115977608 gene encoding uncharacterized protein At5g08430-like isoform X1: MARKNRRKKEEIAEDYCFICKDGGLLMVCEYKDCLKAYHPHCVGRDDSFVKTVDRWTCGWHSCFICQKNSKFQCFCCPNAVCGRCICDAEFACVRGKKGFCNHCLILAQLIEENIDVDFDGGKIDFKDRDTYEGLFKEYWEIIKEKEGLTSKHVHSADKLLKKNKNYRAGYDSNETCEGEEDEDDDQFDEESHLIVSDYEDLDDIVENKAVGKRKRSKGDKSAMKKKAKSKKKEFIGWGSRPLIEFLSSIGKDSTKELSQNDVTTIITDYCRENKLFDPEKKKRVLCDERLQSLLGRKSVIKNSIHNLLKAHFAVNLEQWEESEFGCSSEERDEGVLFPSKRQRKLSSDGISLKESTPIVTPVVQRSCFASIVVENIKLVYLKRSLVEELLKQPETFEGKLMGSFVRIKSDPNDYLQKNTHQLVQVKGIKRASTNGETLLQVSNRPKDVSICKLSDDDFSKEECEDLLQRVKDGLLRKPTVVEFEEKARTLHEDIIKHWIVRELILLQRRIDQANEKGWRRELSEYMDRKMLLQKPSEQSRLLHEVPEVIADVVEDELTFEDSSRKDKQGCLPELAPGTSELPCTDLKGKGTSCYPNGGKYPAAFVAPVKAVQFRVPIPEEKQQSEGSLYKKSTEQFHKFAPDVKGDDILQREQHYSRALHPEVLPQGSLTFTPEVKQRRSKSLLLEELPQKSRTFALEGHCDVISPKISHEQTNEKKQNMSTVEFIELSDDDEQILNHAPRKQAIENTGCSIWYCVGPHGEKRGPFSMSVLKRWSDTNSPLNFKVWRKDQSEQDAVSLTEALSQNFPQN; the protein is encoded by the exons ATGGCAAGGAAGAATAggagaaagaaggaagagatTGCAGAAGATTACTGCTTCATCTGCAAAGATGGAGGGTTGCTCATGGTCTGTGAGTACAA GGATTGTCTTAAAGCGTATCATCCTCATTGTGTGGGAAGAGATGATTCTTTTGTGAAGACTGTAGATCGCTGGACTTGCG gttGGCATTCTTGCTTCATTTGCcagaaaaactcaaaatttcagTGCTTTTGTTGCCCAAATGCTGTTTGTGGACGCTGCATCTGTGATGCTGAGTTTGCATGTGTTAGAGGGAAGAAAGGATTTTGCAATCACTGCTTGATTCTTGCACAACTTATAGAAGAAAACATCGATGTCGACTTTGATGGG GGCAAGATAGACTTCAAAGATAGAGATACATATGAGGGCCTTTTCAAGGAATATTGGGAGATAATCAAAGAAAAGGAAGGGTTAACTTCAAAGCATGTCCATTCCGCAGATAAATTActgaagaagaataagaacTACAGGGCTGGCTATGATTCAAATGAAACTTGTGAAGGggaagaagatgaagacgaTGATCAATTTGACGAAGAAAGTCACCTTATAGTATCTGATTATGAGGACCTGGATGATATAGTAGAAAACAAGGCTGTGGGAAAAAGGAAGAGATCCAAGGGAGATAAAAGTGCAATGAAAAAGAAggcaaaatcaaagaaaaaggagtTCATTGGATGGGGCTCAAGACCTCTCATagaatttctttcttctatCGGTAAAGATTCAACCaaagaattatcacaaaatGATGTTACGACTATCATTACTGATTATTGTAGAGAGAACAAGCTTTTTGACccagaaaaaaagaagagagttcTTTGTGATGAGAGGCTACAATCTCTCTTAGGAAGAAAGTCGGTGATTAAAAATAGTATACATAACCTCCTGAAAGCTCACTTTGCTGTGAACCTTGAGCAATGGGAGGAATCTGAGTTTGGGTGTAGTTCAGAAGAAAGGGATGAAGGTGTTTTGTTCCCCTCTAAAAGGCAAAGAAAGTTGAGCTCAGATGGAATATCTCTGAAGGAATCAACTCCAATTGTAACTCCAGTTGTACAGCGAAGCTGTTTTGCATCCATAGTTGTTGAAAACATCAAGCTTGTCTATTTGAAGAGGAGTTTAGTGGAAGAGCTGTTGAAGCAGCCTGAAACTTTTGAAGGCAAATTAATGGGAAGTTTTGTGAGAATAAAGTCAGACCCAAATGACTACTTGCAAAAAAATACTCATCAGCTTGTGCAAGTTAAAG GCATAAAGAGAGCTTCAACAAATGGTGAAACACTCCTACAAGTTTCCAATCGTCCAAAAGATGTATCCATTTGCAAGCTTTCTGATGATGACTTCTCTAAG GAAGAATGTGAGGATCTGCTCCAAAGAGTGAAAGATGGCCTGCTCAGAAAGCCTACTGTT GTGGAGTTTGAGGAGAAGGCTAGAACTCTGCATGAGGATATAATAAAGCAT TGGATTGTGCGAGAGCTGATTTTATTGCAAAGACGCATTGATCAGGCAAATGAAAAGGGCTGGAGAAGAGA GCTTTCTGAATACATGGATAGAAAGATGCTGCTTCAGAAACCATCAGAACAGTCACGGTTGCTGCATGAGGTTCCAGAAGTAATTGCTGATGTAGTAGAGGATGAACTCACTTTTGAGGACTCTTCTAGAAAAGATAAACAAGGATGCTTGCCAGAATTAGCCCCTGGGACTTCTGAACTCCCCTGCACTGATTTAAAAGGCAAAGGAACTTCTTGCTACCCAAATGGTGGAAAATATCCTGCAG CTTTTGTTGCCCCAGTAAAGGCAGTCCAATTCCGTGTGCCTATCCCAGAAGAGAAGCAGCAGTCTGAAGGATCTCTATACAAAAAATCAACTgaacaatttcataaatttgccCCTGATGTTAAAGGTGACGACATTCTTCAAAGAGAGCAGCACTATTCCAGGGCTTTGCATCCTGAAGTTTTGCCACAAGGATCTCTCACTTTTACTCCTGAAGTAAAGCAGCGCCGTTCAAAGTCATTGCTTCTTGAAGAATTGCCACAAAAATCACGCACTTTTGCTCTTGAGGGCCATTGCGATGttatttctccaaaaataaGTCATGAACAGACAAATGAGAAAAAGCAAAACATGTCAACAGTTGAGTTTATTGAGTTAagtgatgatgatgaacaaATTCTGAATCATGCACCTAGAAAGCAAGCAATTGAGAACACTGGATGCTCTATATGGTATTGTGTGGGTCCACATGGTGAAAAAAGGGGTCCCTTTTCGATGTCGGTGCTCAAACGTTGGAGTGATACTAATTCTCCATTGAACTTCAAGGTTTGGAGGAAAGATCAGAGTGAACAAGATGCAGTCTCCTTGACCGAAGCTCTTAGCCAgaattttccccaaaactga
- the LOC115977608 gene encoding uncharacterized protein At5g08430-like isoform X2 codes for MSTLMGYLVMIQGKIDFKDRDTYEGLFKEYWEIIKEKEGLTSKHVHSADKLLKKNKNYRAGYDSNETCEGEEDEDDDQFDEESHLIVSDYEDLDDIVENKAVGKRKRSKGDKSAMKKKAKSKKKEFIGWGSRPLIEFLSSIGKDSTKELSQNDVTTIITDYCRENKLFDPEKKKRVLCDERLQSLLGRKSVIKNSIHNLLKAHFAVNLEQWEESEFGCSSEERDEGVLFPSKRQRKLSSDGISLKESTPIVTPVVQRSCFASIVVENIKLVYLKRSLVEELLKQPETFEGKLMGSFVRIKSDPNDYLQKNTHQLVQVKGIKRASTNGETLLQVSNRPKDVSICKLSDDDFSKEECEDLLQRVKDGLLRKPTVVEFEEKARTLHEDIIKHWIVRELILLQRRIDQANEKGWRRELSEYMDRKMLLQKPSEQSRLLHEVPEVIADVVEDELTFEDSSRKDKQGCLPELAPGTSELPCTDLKGKGTSCYPNGGKYPAAFVAPVKAVQFRVPIPEEKQQSEGSLYKKSTEQFHKFAPDVKGDDILQREQHYSRALHPEVLPQGSLTFTPEVKQRRSKSLLLEELPQKSRTFALEGHCDVISPKISHEQTNEKKQNMSTVEFIELSDDDEQILNHAPRKQAIENTGCSIWYCVGPHGEKRGPFSMSVLKRWSDTNSPLNFKVWRKDQSEQDAVSLTEALSQNFPQN; via the exons ATGTCGACTTTGATGGG CTATCTGGTTATGATACAGGGCAAGATAGACTTCAAAGATAGAGATACATATGAGGGCCTTTTCAAGGAATATTGGGAGATAATCAAAGAAAAGGAAGGGTTAACTTCAAAGCATGTCCATTCCGCAGATAAATTActgaagaagaataagaacTACAGGGCTGGCTATGATTCAAATGAAACTTGTGAAGGggaagaagatgaagacgaTGATCAATTTGACGAAGAAAGTCACCTTATAGTATCTGATTATGAGGACCTGGATGATATAGTAGAAAACAAGGCTGTGGGAAAAAGGAAGAGATCCAAGGGAGATAAAAGTGCAATGAAAAAGAAggcaaaatcaaagaaaaaggagtTCATTGGATGGGGCTCAAGACCTCTCATagaatttctttcttctatCGGTAAAGATTCAACCaaagaattatcacaaaatGATGTTACGACTATCATTACTGATTATTGTAGAGAGAACAAGCTTTTTGACccagaaaaaaagaagagagttcTTTGTGATGAGAGGCTACAATCTCTCTTAGGAAGAAAGTCGGTGATTAAAAATAGTATACATAACCTCCTGAAAGCTCACTTTGCTGTGAACCTTGAGCAATGGGAGGAATCTGAGTTTGGGTGTAGTTCAGAAGAAAGGGATGAAGGTGTTTTGTTCCCCTCTAAAAGGCAAAGAAAGTTGAGCTCAGATGGAATATCTCTGAAGGAATCAACTCCAATTGTAACTCCAGTTGTACAGCGAAGCTGTTTTGCATCCATAGTTGTTGAAAACATCAAGCTTGTCTATTTGAAGAGGAGTTTAGTGGAAGAGCTGTTGAAGCAGCCTGAAACTTTTGAAGGCAAATTAATGGGAAGTTTTGTGAGAATAAAGTCAGACCCAAATGACTACTTGCAAAAAAATACTCATCAGCTTGTGCAAGTTAAAG GCATAAAGAGAGCTTCAACAAATGGTGAAACACTCCTACAAGTTTCCAATCGTCCAAAAGATGTATCCATTTGCAAGCTTTCTGATGATGACTTCTCTAAG GAAGAATGTGAGGATCTGCTCCAAAGAGTGAAAGATGGCCTGCTCAGAAAGCCTACTGTT GTGGAGTTTGAGGAGAAGGCTAGAACTCTGCATGAGGATATAATAAAGCAT TGGATTGTGCGAGAGCTGATTTTATTGCAAAGACGCATTGATCAGGCAAATGAAAAGGGCTGGAGAAGAGA GCTTTCTGAATACATGGATAGAAAGATGCTGCTTCAGAAACCATCAGAACAGTCACGGTTGCTGCATGAGGTTCCAGAAGTAATTGCTGATGTAGTAGAGGATGAACTCACTTTTGAGGACTCTTCTAGAAAAGATAAACAAGGATGCTTGCCAGAATTAGCCCCTGGGACTTCTGAACTCCCCTGCACTGATTTAAAAGGCAAAGGAACTTCTTGCTACCCAAATGGTGGAAAATATCCTGCAG CTTTTGTTGCCCCAGTAAAGGCAGTCCAATTCCGTGTGCCTATCCCAGAAGAGAAGCAGCAGTCTGAAGGATCTCTATACAAAAAATCAACTgaacaatttcataaatttgccCCTGATGTTAAAGGTGACGACATTCTTCAAAGAGAGCAGCACTATTCCAGGGCTTTGCATCCTGAAGTTTTGCCACAAGGATCTCTCACTTTTACTCCTGAAGTAAAGCAGCGCCGTTCAAAGTCATTGCTTCTTGAAGAATTGCCACAAAAATCACGCACTTTTGCTCTTGAGGGCCATTGCGATGttatttctccaaaaataaGTCATGAACAGACAAATGAGAAAAAGCAAAACATGTCAACAGTTGAGTTTATTGAGTTAagtgatgatgatgaacaaATTCTGAATCATGCACCTAGAAAGCAAGCAATTGAGAACACTGGATGCTCTATATGGTATTGTGTGGGTCCACATGGTGAAAAAAGGGGTCCCTTTTCGATGTCGGTGCTCAAACGTTGGAGTGATACTAATTCTCCATTGAACTTCAAGGTTTGGAGGAAAGATCAGAGTGAACAAGATGCAGTCTCCTTGACCGAAGCTCTTAGCCAgaattttccccaaaactga
- the LOC115977608 gene encoding uncharacterized protein At5g08430-like isoform X3, translated as MKKKAKSKKKEFIGWGSRPLIEFLSSIGKDSTKELSQNDVTTIITDYCRENKLFDPEKKKRVLCDERLQSLLGRKSVIKNSIHNLLKAHFAVNLEQWEESEFGCSSEERDEGVLFPSKRQRKLSSDGISLKESTPIVTPVVQRSCFASIVVENIKLVYLKRSLVEELLKQPETFEGKLMGSFVRIKSDPNDYLQKNTHQLVQVKGIKRASTNGETLLQVSNRPKDVSICKLSDDDFSKEECEDLLQRVKDGLLRKPTVVEFEEKARTLHEDIIKHWIVRELILLQRRIDQANEKGWRRELSEYMDRKMLLQKPSEQSRLLHEVPEVIADVVEDELTFEDSSRKDKQGCLPELAPGTSELPCTDLKGKGTSCYPNGGKYPAAFVAPVKAVQFRVPIPEEKQQSEGSLYKKSTEQFHKFAPDVKGDDILQREQHYSRALHPEVLPQGSLTFTPEVKQRRSKSLLLEELPQKSRTFALEGHCDVISPKISHEQTNEKKQNMSTVEFIELSDDDEQILNHAPRKQAIENTGCSIWYCVGPHGEKRGPFSMSVLKRWSDTNSPLNFKVWRKDQSEQDAVSLTEALSQNFPQN; from the exons ATGAAAAAGAAggcaaaatcaaagaaaaaggagtTCATTGGATGGGGCTCAAGACCTCTCATagaatttctttcttctatCGGTAAAGATTCAACCaaagaattatcacaaaatGATGTTACGACTATCATTACTGATTATTGTAGAGAGAACAAGCTTTTTGACccagaaaaaaagaagagagttcTTTGTGATGAGAGGCTACAATCTCTCTTAGGAAGAAAGTCGGTGATTAAAAATAGTATACATAACCTCCTGAAAGCTCACTTTGCTGTGAACCTTGAGCAATGGGAGGAATCTGAGTTTGGGTGTAGTTCAGAAGAAAGGGATGAAGGTGTTTTGTTCCCCTCTAAAAGGCAAAGAAAGTTGAGCTCAGATGGAATATCTCTGAAGGAATCAACTCCAATTGTAACTCCAGTTGTACAGCGAAGCTGTTTTGCATCCATAGTTGTTGAAAACATCAAGCTTGTCTATTTGAAGAGGAGTTTAGTGGAAGAGCTGTTGAAGCAGCCTGAAACTTTTGAAGGCAAATTAATGGGAAGTTTTGTGAGAATAAAGTCAGACCCAAATGACTACTTGCAAAAAAATACTCATCAGCTTGTGCAAGTTAAAG GCATAAAGAGAGCTTCAACAAATGGTGAAACACTCCTACAAGTTTCCAATCGTCCAAAAGATGTATCCATTTGCAAGCTTTCTGATGATGACTTCTCTAAG GAAGAATGTGAGGATCTGCTCCAAAGAGTGAAAGATGGCCTGCTCAGAAAGCCTACTGTT GTGGAGTTTGAGGAGAAGGCTAGAACTCTGCATGAGGATATAATAAAGCAT TGGATTGTGCGAGAGCTGATTTTATTGCAAAGACGCATTGATCAGGCAAATGAAAAGGGCTGGAGAAGAGA GCTTTCTGAATACATGGATAGAAAGATGCTGCTTCAGAAACCATCAGAACAGTCACGGTTGCTGCATGAGGTTCCAGAAGTAATTGCTGATGTAGTAGAGGATGAACTCACTTTTGAGGACTCTTCTAGAAAAGATAAACAAGGATGCTTGCCAGAATTAGCCCCTGGGACTTCTGAACTCCCCTGCACTGATTTAAAAGGCAAAGGAACTTCTTGCTACCCAAATGGTGGAAAATATCCTGCAG CTTTTGTTGCCCCAGTAAAGGCAGTCCAATTCCGTGTGCCTATCCCAGAAGAGAAGCAGCAGTCTGAAGGATCTCTATACAAAAAATCAACTgaacaatttcataaatttgccCCTGATGTTAAAGGTGACGACATTCTTCAAAGAGAGCAGCACTATTCCAGGGCTTTGCATCCTGAAGTTTTGCCACAAGGATCTCTCACTTTTACTCCTGAAGTAAAGCAGCGCCGTTCAAAGTCATTGCTTCTTGAAGAATTGCCACAAAAATCACGCACTTTTGCTCTTGAGGGCCATTGCGATGttatttctccaaaaataaGTCATGAACAGACAAATGAGAAAAAGCAAAACATGTCAACAGTTGAGTTTATTGAGTTAagtgatgatgatgaacaaATTCTGAATCATGCACCTAGAAAGCAAGCAATTGAGAACACTGGATGCTCTATATGGTATTGTGTGGGTCCACATGGTGAAAAAAGGGGTCCCTTTTCGATGTCGGTGCTCAAACGTTGGAGTGATACTAATTCTCCATTGAACTTCAAGGTTTGGAGGAAAGATCAGAGTGAACAAGATGCAGTCTCCTTGACCGAAGCTCTTAGCCAgaattttccccaaaactga
- the LOC115964913 gene encoding COX assembly mitochondrial protein 2 homolog translates to MHPPLTLHKHPMCSEIIEEFQKCHIDHPIGKFFGECTNLKIKLDRCFREEKAIKRKANFEQSKILKERLRALRKEASEENNFVQS, encoded by the exons ATGCATCCCCCGTTAACGCTACACAAGCACCCAATGTGCTCTGAA ATTATTGAAGAGTTCCAGAAGTGCCATATAGACCATCCTATTGGAAAATTCTTTGGCGAATGTACAAATCTCAAAATAAAGCTTGATCGTTGTTTCAGGGAGGAA AAAGCTATAAAGCGGAAAGCAAACTTTGAACAGAGTAAGATATTGAAAGAGAGGCTACGAGCTCTTAGGAAGGAAGCTTCTGAGGAGAATAATTTTGTGCAATCGTAA